A DNA window from Ralstonia solanacearum K60 contains the following coding sequences:
- a CDS encoding Wadjet anti-phage system protein JetA family protein → MTSTHMHFFRPLTLKKRRLIAACIRAFHARLYGSHADYRSILGREDLRDLFVQTIQAEAPIEPKDEDGEEGFAAGELGDDLKLASAFIRLLVSDGWIETAEDRVRLVTAYRFTRPGKIFAQALALAERPRERTRQRNMRSCKNALGAFFERRDVEDLLDAYEYADRVITDLSEDIELFYELARKILHDAHQQGSWDGFIEFVERRFRDEFSPRLVYDNAERHRLDIATLIERLRELTAVETRAIDDALANHAAWAVQAAPEGSVLFWLLDRMDEMVTAACRTKQPELFRAMESYVRRHVVLLSQSLFMDATGSGAALSTLIRRVGDMESAAQTRWLEQRGVALAPVCVALYDPAMVQPRQVTQRYSAEVVSIVPEITREERLRQFIQHAQERAFSLSHHEIVSDLLGQMRGHGALRLSELSVDDARQALVLLRAVEAARGEASLEVQRLEGELLDNAIMSGTDYAIRRRNVGHG, encoded by the coding sequence GTGACCTCCACGCATATGCATTTTTTTCGTCCGCTGACGTTAAAAAAGCGCCGGCTGATTGCCGCTTGCATTCGCGCCTTCCATGCGAGGCTCTACGGCTCGCATGCGGACTATCGTTCCATTCTCGGGCGGGAGGATCTGCGCGATCTGTTCGTCCAGACCATTCAGGCGGAAGCCCCTATTGAGCCGAAGGACGAGGATGGTGAAGAGGGATTCGCTGCCGGGGAGCTTGGCGACGACCTGAAGCTGGCCAGCGCCTTCATCCGGCTGCTCGTATCGGATGGTTGGATCGAAACCGCAGAGGATCGCGTCCGTCTGGTGACAGCCTACCGGTTTACGCGTCCAGGCAAGATTTTTGCGCAGGCGCTGGCGTTGGCGGAGCGACCGCGCGAACGCACGCGCCAAAGGAACATGCGGTCCTGCAAAAACGCATTGGGCGCGTTCTTCGAGCGCCGCGACGTGGAAGACTTGCTTGATGCCTACGAGTACGCCGACCGGGTGATCACGGATCTATCCGAAGACATCGAACTCTTTTATGAGCTAGCCCGCAAGATATTGCACGACGCGCACCAGCAGGGCAGTTGGGACGGATTCATTGAATTCGTCGAGCGGCGTTTTCGGGACGAATTTTCGCCCAGACTGGTGTACGACAATGCCGAACGGCATCGGCTCGATATTGCGACACTGATTGAGCGTCTCCGTGAACTGACGGCTGTCGAGACTCGGGCGATCGACGATGCGCTTGCCAATCATGCGGCGTGGGCTGTGCAGGCGGCTCCGGAAGGCAGCGTCCTGTTCTGGTTGCTCGACCGCATGGATGAAATGGTGACCGCGGCGTGCCGCACAAAGCAGCCTGAGTTGTTTCGCGCCATGGAAAGCTATGTCCGTCGGCACGTGGTGCTGCTGTCTCAGAGTCTTTTCATGGACGCCACGGGTAGCGGGGCCGCCTTGTCTACGTTGATTCGCCGAGTCGGCGACATGGAATCGGCAGCGCAGACGCGCTGGCTGGAGCAGCGGGGAGTCGCTCTGGCACCGGTGTGTGTCGCACTCTACGATCCGGCCATGGTGCAGCCGAGACAGGTGACTCAGCGGTATTCGGCAGAGGTTGTCAGCATTGTTCCCGAAATCACCCGTGAAGAGCGTTTGCGACAGTTCATACAGCATGCACAGGAGCGTGCGTTCTCATTATCGCACCACGAGATTGTCAGTGACTTGTTGGGGCAGATGCGAGGCCATGGGGCGTTGCGCCTGTCAGAGCTTTCCGTTGATGACGCGAGGCAGGCACTGGTGTTGCTGAGGGCGGTCGAGGCCGCGCGCGGCGAAGCGTCGCTTGAGGTGCAGCGCTTGGAGGGCGAGCTATTGGACAACGCGATTATGTCGGGCACTGATTATGCGATTCGGAGGCGTAATGTCGGTCACGGATGA
- a CDS encoding SulP family inorganic anion transporter, whose product MDSATGHPASALQHPEHFAPLGAPPMPPRQRVLRDVLAGLSIAGLLLPEAVAYAGIANLPPQAGLIALLSGLVVYALIGTSRFAIVSATSSSAAVLVATVLAEPAANAAVQMALTAALVIAAGVLFMLAGAARLGGMSDFIARPVLRGFTFGLALTIVIKQLPKILDVTVHHNDTPRIALDLLREAGQANVHSTALGATALAMLFTLGRWGRIPATLVVIVASLAAGYWIDWHQYGIAVVGAIDLQHITFGPPVLERSQWMQSVELGFALMLILYAESYGSIRNFALKHGDTVSANRDLFALGCANLVSGLLHGMPVGAGYSATSANEAAGAQTRLAGLCAAAVVALIVWLFLPQLSRIPEPVLAAIVIFAVSHSLHPSVFKPYWTWRRDRLVVVAALLAVLVLGVLHGLLAAIGVSLLLTLRKLSEPNVSVLGRLRDSHDFVDIALHTDARQIGGVLIARPEVPLFFANAERVLGKVRALLQGGRSGIGTVMLSLEETPDVDGSAIEALRIFAAECAARGQRLVFVRLKPAALAALARATDDTLQIGMLHELSVDECVRSLTADH is encoded by the coding sequence ATGGATTCCGCCACCGGACATCCCGCCTCCGCACTGCAACATCCCGAACATTTCGCACCGCTCGGCGCGCCGCCGATGCCGCCGCGCCAGCGCGTCCTGCGCGACGTGCTGGCCGGCCTGTCGATCGCCGGACTGCTGCTGCCCGAAGCGGTGGCGTACGCCGGTATCGCCAACCTGCCGCCGCAAGCCGGGCTCATCGCCCTGCTGTCGGGGCTGGTCGTCTATGCGCTGATCGGCACCAGCCGCTTTGCGATCGTCTCGGCCACGTCATCGTCGGCGGCCGTGCTGGTGGCGACGGTGCTCGCCGAGCCGGCCGCCAATGCCGCCGTGCAGATGGCCCTGACAGCGGCCCTGGTGATCGCCGCCGGCGTGCTGTTCATGCTGGCCGGCGCCGCGCGGCTGGGCGGCATGTCGGATTTCATCGCGCGGCCGGTGCTGCGCGGCTTCACCTTCGGGCTGGCGCTGACCATCGTCATCAAGCAGTTGCCGAAGATCCTCGACGTGACCGTCCACCACAACGATACGCCGCGCATCGCGCTGGACCTGCTGCGCGAGGCCGGCCAGGCCAATGTCCACAGCACCGCGCTGGGCGCCACCGCCCTGGCGATGCTGTTCACGCTGGGGCGCTGGGGCCGCATACCAGCGACGCTGGTGGTGATCGTGGCCAGCCTGGCCGCCGGCTACTGGATCGACTGGCATCAATACGGCATCGCCGTGGTCGGTGCGATCGACCTGCAGCACATCACGTTCGGCCCGCCCGTGCTGGAGCGCTCGCAGTGGATGCAGAGCGTCGAACTGGGCTTCGCGCTGATGCTGATCCTCTACGCCGAGTCGTACGGCTCGATCCGCAACTTCGCGCTCAAGCATGGCGATACCGTGTCCGCCAATCGCGACCTGTTCGCGCTCGGCTGCGCCAACCTGGTCTCGGGTCTGCTGCACGGCATGCCGGTCGGGGCAGGCTATTCAGCGACCTCCGCCAATGAGGCCGCCGGTGCACAGACGCGGCTGGCCGGCCTATGCGCGGCCGCGGTGGTCGCCCTGATCGTCTGGCTGTTCCTGCCGCAGCTCTCGCGCATTCCCGAACCGGTGCTGGCGGCCATCGTGATCTTCGCGGTCAGCCACTCATTGCATCCGTCCGTGTTCAAGCCCTACTGGACCTGGCGGCGGGACCGGCTGGTGGTGGTCGCGGCGCTGCTGGCCGTGCTGGTGCTGGGCGTGCTGCACGGCCTGCTGGCCGCCATCGGCGTGAGCCTGCTGCTGACGCTGCGCAAGCTGTCGGAACCGAATGTGAGCGTGCTGGGCCGGCTACGGGACAGCCACGATTTCGTCGATATCGCACTGCACACGGACGCCCGGCAGATCGGCGGCGTGCTGATCGCGCGGCCCGAAGTGCCGCTGTTCTTCGCCAACGCGGAACGGGTGCTGGGCAAGGTCCGGGCATTGCTGCAGGGCGGCCGGTCCGGCATCGGCACCGTCATGCTGAGCCTGGAGGAGACGCCCGACGTGGACGGCTCGGCCATCGAAGCCTTGCGCATCTTTGCCGCGGAGTGCGCCGCGCGCGGACAGCGCCTGGTGTTCGTACGCCTCAAACCCGCCGCGCTGGCGGCACTGGCACGCGCGACCGACGACACCTTGCAGATCGGCATGCTGCACGAGTTGAGCGTGGATGAGTGCGTGCGCTCGCTGACGGCTGACCACTGA
- a CDS encoding glycine-rich domain-containing protein has product MGFSAVFTAGVGLMLVLGQGGAWRRKRREDFIRAYKWPPGLLERFAEKRPGLSAADRGHVEQALRQFFLVHLRSDCEYVSMPSRVADDLWHEFILYTREYRDFCSRAFGKFLHHLPSAALSPVRKQSNIGLRRTWCWACRDEGIHPRRPDRLPLLFAIDRKLAIPNGFFYLPDCAKRQAGGETLQCGADFCSRHIDGSIEGFGFRRKDGSDCGGGCAGDGGCGGGCGGD; this is encoded by the coding sequence ATGGGTTTCAGTGCCGTCTTCACGGCCGGTGTGGGATTGATGTTGGTGCTGGGGCAGGGGGGCGCGTGGCGGCGCAAGCGGCGCGAGGATTTCATCCGCGCCTACAAGTGGCCTCCCGGCTTGCTGGAGCGATTCGCCGAAAAGCGGCCCGGGCTCTCGGCGGCTGACCGCGGGCACGTCGAGCAGGCGCTGCGGCAGTTCTTTCTCGTGCATCTGCGCAGCGATTGCGAATACGTGTCGATGCCGTCGCGGGTGGCGGACGACCTCTGGCACGAGTTCATTCTGTACACGCGCGAGTACCGTGATTTCTGCAGCCGCGCGTTCGGGAAATTCCTGCACCACTTGCCGTCGGCGGCGTTGTCGCCGGTGCGCAAGCAGTCCAATATCGGGCTGCGCCGCACATGGTGTTGGGCTTGCCGCGACGAAGGCATCCATCCCCGCCGGCCCGATCGCTTGCCGCTGCTGTTCGCCATCGACAGGAAGCTCGCCATTCCGAACGGTTTTTTCTACCTGCCGGACTGCGCCAAGCGGCAGGCTGGTGGCGAGACCCTGCAGTGCGGCGCCGATTTTTGCAGCCGGCACATCGATGGCTCCATCGAGGGCTTTGGCTTCCGTCGCAAAGACGGGAGCGATTGCGGCGGCGGCTGTGCTGGTGACGGCGGGTGCGGTGGCGGCTGCGGCGGCGATTGA
- a CDS encoding virulence factor: MTEHKPRAMSAREGERCAMERPGRVALGWMAAACLAVVPWAHAASPGAAAGPGASAPVATAAPSKPAPVQGPVLVPPVGMAGASGVTAVPTAGDAPPRLMMSAPAVTANKAANGGVLSLPVVAPATSAAAPGAVEFVTHGRFRDVPVYKPKGEVQSVVLMLSGDQGWTPATSRMAQSLAAQGALVAGLSTPALFASLEADLGDCAFPDGDLENFSRFLQAYEKVPGYYPPILVGDNEGGALAYAMIAQARPNIFAAAMSIEFCPVLELRKPLCKGEGVHFSRRMSESRTTAKRIKPKDNAGVVLLPATRLSAPWVALQSGMLTPFARRSGPLCEARATQTFIETISGAQSVALPAVQPGGAGAQPVTASEPFKAAFAKLNAQRKPPPPPPPAAVSDLPVIEVAAQPGTSSELFAVLLSGDGGWAGLDKEVAAALSKSGVPVVGVDSLRYFWTPRTPASAAADMDRLVRFYAARWKKTKALLIGYSQGADVLPFIVNRLPSASREHVALAVMMGLGKRADFEFHMTNWVSSSASGLLILPEVQKLPTGLGMCIYGKDEKDSNCPSLDPKQIQLVKLPGGHHFDGDYAKLARIILEGARGPGSAPR, encoded by the coding sequence ATGACGGAGCACAAGCCGCGCGCAATGTCCGCGCGGGAAGGGGAGCGATGTGCCATGGAGCGGCCGGGCCGTGTCGCGCTCGGCTGGATGGCGGCCGCCTGCCTGGCGGTGGTACCGTGGGCGCACGCGGCATCGCCCGGCGCCGCGGCGGGGCCGGGCGCGTCGGCCCCGGTGGCCACCGCCGCGCCGTCCAAGCCAGCACCGGTGCAGGGCCCGGTGCTGGTGCCGCCGGTCGGCATGGCCGGCGCGAGCGGCGTGACGGCCGTGCCCACCGCCGGCGACGCCCCGCCCCGGCTGATGATGAGCGCGCCGGCCGTGACCGCCAACAAGGCCGCCAACGGCGGCGTGCTGTCGCTGCCCGTGGTGGCACCGGCCACGTCGGCCGCCGCGCCCGGCGCGGTGGAGTTCGTCACGCACGGCCGTTTTCGCGACGTGCCGGTCTACAAGCCCAAGGGCGAGGTCCAGTCGGTCGTCCTGATGCTGTCGGGCGATCAGGGCTGGACGCCCGCCACCTCGCGCATGGCGCAGAGCCTGGCGGCACAGGGCGCGCTGGTGGCCGGCCTGTCGACGCCGGCGCTCTTCGCCAGCCTCGAAGCCGACCTGGGCGACTGCGCCTTCCCCGATGGCGATCTGGAAAACTTCAGCCGCTTCCTGCAGGCCTACGAGAAGGTGCCGGGCTACTACCCGCCCATTCTGGTCGGCGACAACGAAGGCGGCGCGCTGGCCTACGCCATGATCGCGCAGGCGCGGCCCAATATTTTTGCCGCGGCCATGTCGATCGAGTTCTGCCCGGTGCTGGAGCTGCGCAAGCCGCTGTGCAAGGGCGAGGGTGTGCATTTCAGCCGCCGCATGAGCGAGAGCCGCACCACGGCCAAGCGGATCAAGCCGAAGGACAACGCCGGGGTGGTGCTGTTGCCGGCCACCCGGCTTTCCGCGCCGTGGGTGGCACTGCAGTCGGGCATGCTCACGCCGTTTGCGCGCCGCTCCGGCCCGCTGTGCGAGGCCCGCGCGACGCAGACCTTCATCGAGACGATTTCCGGCGCGCAGTCGGTGGCCTTGCCCGCCGTGCAGCCGGGCGGCGCAGGCGCGCAGCCGGTGACCGCATCCGAGCCGTTCAAGGCCGCCTTCGCCAAGCTCAACGCGCAGCGCAAGCCGCCGCCCCCGCCGCCGCCCGCCGCCGTCTCGGACCTGCCCGTCATCGAAGTGGCCGCGCAGCCCGGCACCTCGTCGGAACTGTTTGCCGTGCTGCTGTCGGGCGATGGCGGCTGGGCCGGGCTCGACAAGGAGGTGGCGGCCGCGCTGTCCAAATCCGGCGTGCCGGTGGTCGGCGTGGATTCGCTGCGCTATTTCTGGACGCCGCGCACGCCCGCTTCCGCGGCGGCCGACATGGACCGCCTGGTGCGCTTCTATGCAGCGCGCTGGAAGAAGACGAAGGCCCTGCTGATCGGCTATTCGCAGGGCGCGGATGTCCTGCCCTTCATCGTCAACCGCCTGCCGTCCGCCTCGCGCGAGCACGTTGCGCTGGCCGTGATGATGGGCCTGGGCAAGCGCGCGGATTTCGAGTTCCACATGACCAACTGGGTCTCGAGCAGCGCCTCGGGCCTGTTGATCCTGCCGGAGGTGCAGAAGCTGCCCACCGGCCTGGGCATGTGCATCTACGGCAAGGATGAGAAGGACTCCAATTGCCCGTCGCTGGATCCGAAGCAGATCCAGTTGGTCAAGCTGCCCGGCGGCCATCACTTCGACGGCGATTACGCCAAGCTGGCGCGCATCATCCTGGAAGGCGCGCGTGGGCCGGGGAGCGCGCCGCGCTAG
- the mprF gene encoding bifunctional lysylphosphatidylglycerol flippase/synthetase MprF: protein MPDAASHDASPKPEPGRQRGPAAAAGAAEPSPGPAEGVRSDSGPSLGAWAMIGVVLVLGALVFDSLYALLDHVHYADMVAALQATPARQLWLAILATALSYVALTGYDASGLRYVGARVPRGTVATTSFIAYALGNTIGLGSLTAGSVRARLYTAAGLDAASVTAAVAFDASALGVSTTAFGAVGLLWGAPHIAALTHLPASLLEALALLVLAGVVLLLALCLRRRHVTLFGRWEIRLPPPGLAAQQFVISAADLSAAAAALWVLLPPGVVDLPTFVAFYALAMTLGVLSQSPGGLGVFEAVILLGCSGHASPAQVLAALLYYRAIYFLLPLVVAAAMLAMLELRSGAGAPFARAAVKLSPGLLAALTMVAGVMLLVSGVTPATDEAEDLLRMHVPLFVVEASHMIGSVAGLIMLFVARGLLHRLDAAWWAALVLSLLTGVLALPKGIAVSEMTVLATLAVLLVLSRRQFDRPSSLFSQRLEPGWLIAMACVFAACVWILFFAYREVAYANQLWWQFTFDGDAPRSIRALMAVAITGLGFGLWQLFRREPGATACPSTTELDRAAEIIRRQPAADATLALMGDKSLMFSPSGNAFIMYAKQGRSWVALSDPVGAQQEWPELIWRFIELADAHGGRAAFYKTRPQTLPLYLDAGLRAYKLGEEAYVSLPEFSLKGSRRANLRHGVTRGEREGLSFEIVPVEDVPAALSELREISDEWLRNQNAREKAFSLGAFEDRYVLSQPVAVVRREGRILAFATLMCPDVLRIEASVDLMRYRTSVPPGTMDFLFGKLILHFQATGYQRFGLGMAPMSGMVEHQLAPRWHRFGRMMFRHGARFYNFRGLRNFKDKFEPVWEPRYLLARGGLAPLFTLTDVAALIGGGLKGVISK from the coding sequence ATGCCTGACGCCGCGTCGCACGACGCCAGTCCCAAACCTGAACCCGGACGCCAGCGCGGGCCGGCCGCCGCGGCGGGCGCCGCCGAGCCGTCTCCCGGTCCGGCCGAGGGCGTGCGGTCCGATTCCGGGCCGAGCCTGGGGGCCTGGGCCATGATCGGGGTCGTCCTGGTCCTGGGCGCGCTCGTGTTCGACAGCCTGTATGCGCTGCTCGACCATGTCCACTACGCCGACATGGTGGCCGCGCTGCAGGCCACGCCGGCCCGGCAGCTGTGGCTTGCCATCCTGGCCACGGCCCTGAGCTATGTCGCCCTGACCGGCTACGACGCCTCCGGGCTGCGCTATGTCGGCGCCCGTGTCCCGCGGGGCACCGTGGCCACCACCTCCTTTATCGCCTATGCCTTGGGCAACACCATCGGCCTGGGCTCGCTGACCGCGGGCTCGGTGCGCGCGCGGTTGTACACGGCGGCCGGGCTGGATGCCGCCAGCGTGACGGCGGCGGTCGCCTTCGATGCCAGCGCGCTGGGCGTGTCGACCACGGCGTTCGGTGCGGTGGGCCTGCTGTGGGGGGCGCCGCACATCGCCGCGCTGACCCATCTGCCGGCTTCGCTGCTGGAGGCGCTCGCCCTGCTGGTGCTGGCCGGCGTGGTGCTGCTGCTGGCGCTGTGCCTGCGTCGGCGCCACGTCACGCTGTTCGGCCGCTGGGAGATCCGCCTGCCGCCGCCGGGGCTGGCGGCGCAGCAGTTCGTCATCTCGGCGGCGGACCTGAGCGCGGCGGCTGCGGCGCTGTGGGTGCTGCTGCCGCCCGGCGTGGTCGATCTGCCGACCTTCGTGGCCTTCTATGCCCTGGCCATGACGCTGGGCGTGCTGAGCCAGAGCCCGGGTGGCCTGGGCGTGTTCGAGGCGGTAATCCTCCTGGGCTGCAGCGGCCACGCGTCGCCCGCGCAGGTGCTGGCCGCGCTGCTGTATTACCGCGCGATCTATTTCCTGCTGCCGCTGGTGGTCGCGGCGGCCATGCTGGCGATGCTCGAACTGCGCTCGGGCGCGGGCGCGCCGTTCGCCCGGGCGGCGGTCAAGCTGTCGCCGGGGCTGCTGGCGGCGCTGACGATGGTCGCCGGCGTCATGCTGCTGGTATCGGGCGTGACCCCCGCCACCGACGAGGCCGAAGACCTGCTGCGCATGCATGTGCCGCTGTTCGTGGTGGAAGCCTCGCACATGATCGGCAGCGTGGCCGGGCTGATCATGCTGTTCGTCGCGCGCGGGCTGCTGCACCGGCTCGACGCGGCCTGGTGGGCGGCGCTGGTGCTGTCGCTGCTGACCGGCGTGCTGGCGCTGCCCAAGGGCATCGCCGTGTCGGAGATGACGGTGCTGGCGACGCTGGCGGTGCTGCTGGTGCTGTCGCGCAGGCAGTTCGACCGGCCGTCGTCGCTGTTCTCGCAGCGGCTGGAGCCCGGCTGGCTGATCGCCATGGCGTGTGTGTTCGCGGCCTGCGTGTGGATCCTGTTCTTCGCCTATCGCGAGGTCGCGTACGCCAACCAGCTGTGGTGGCAGTTCACCTTCGACGGCGATGCGCCGCGCTCCATCCGCGCGCTGATGGCGGTGGCGATCACCGGCCTGGGTTTCGGCCTGTGGCAGTTGTTCCGCCGCGAGCCCGGCGCGACGGCCTGCCCGAGCACCACCGAGCTGGACCGCGCCGCCGAGATCATCCGCCGGCAGCCCGCCGCCGACGCCACGTTGGCGCTGATGGGCGACAAGAGCCTGATGTTCTCGCCGTCGGGCAACGCTTTCATCATGTATGCCAAGCAGGGGCGCTCGTGGGTTGCGCTGTCCGATCCGGTCGGGGCGCAGCAGGAATGGCCCGAGCTGATCTGGCGCTTCATCGAACTGGCCGATGCCCACGGCGGGCGCGCTGCCTTCTACAAGACCCGGCCGCAGACCCTGCCGCTGTACCTCGACGCCGGGCTGCGCGCGTACAAGCTGGGCGAGGAGGCCTACGTCTCGCTGCCCGAGTTCAGCCTGAAGGGATCGCGCCGCGCCAACCTGCGCCATGGCGTGACGCGCGGCGAGCGCGAGGGGCTGTCGTTCGAGATCGTGCCGGTGGAGGACGTGCCGGCCGCGCTGTCGGAACTGCGCGAGATTTCCGACGAATGGCTGCGCAACCAGAATGCGCGCGAAAAAGCCTTTTCGCTCGGCGCGTTCGAAGACCGCTACGTGCTGAGCCAGCCGGTGGCGGTGGTGCGCCGCGAAGGCCGCATTCTGGCCTTCGCCACGCTGATGTGCCCGGACGTGCTGCGCATCGAGGCCAGCGTCGACCTGATGCGCTATCGCACCAGCGTGCCGCCCGGCACCATGGATTTCCTGTTCGGCAAGCTGATCCTGCACTTCCAGGCGACCGGCTACCAGCGTTTCGGCCTGGGCATGGCGCCGATGTCGGGCATGGTCGAGCACCAGTTGGCCCCGCGCTGGCACCGCTTCGGACGGATGATGTTCCGCCACGGCGCGCGCTTCTACAATTTCCGTGGGTTGCGCAATTTCAAGGACAAATTCGAGCCGGTGTGGGAACCTCGCTACCTGCTCGCACGCGGCGGCCTGGCCCCGCTGTTTACATTGACTGATGTCGCGGCCCTGATCGGCGGCGGCCTGAAGGGAGTGATCTCCAAATGA
- a CDS encoding sensor domain-containing diguanylate cyclase — protein MPLSRFAGAILKRPPLLVVGALVLSAAVAMLTVLSLYEMRMDALARARDSADNVSLILQRDIARNLEVYELSMQAVIDGVRDPAILALPPSIRQLVLFDRSTNAQDLGSLLVTDAAGDVIIDSRSVPPRRIHLSDRDYFKVHQQSADAGLYLSKPFTPRINGVEMSIGLSQRLNRPDGAFNGIVIGTLQLNYFRRLFDGVSLGEHAAITLVRTDGTLLMRRPYNERLIGISLSGSPAFELRKDSPAGNLITIEAIDGAERLFSYRRIGDYPLIVSVGLATEDIYAEWRARARWIGGIVLLLDAVLIGMSIQFAKQLRRRMEAEQKLAWLANTDGLTGLGTRRALDSALEAEWQRANRQDQPLAVLMIDVDEFKHYNDRYGHTAGDTVLRTVARCVNDSIRRPGDFAGRYGGEEFCVLLPNTDLPGAQRVAEAIRSTVLAAGEPNAGSRHGRLTVSIGVAVHGGRSEARDTPARLLHRADLQLYEAKSGGRNLVMPRQERPRLAVV, from the coding sequence ATGCCGCTGTCGCGATTTGCTGGCGCGATCCTGAAACGCCCGCCCCTGCTGGTCGTCGGCGCCCTCGTTCTGTCGGCGGCCGTGGCGATGCTCACCGTCCTGTCGCTCTACGAGATGCGGATGGACGCACTGGCCCGGGCACGCGATTCCGCCGACAACGTCTCGCTGATCCTGCAGCGGGACATCGCGCGCAATCTCGAAGTCTATGAGCTGTCGATGCAGGCGGTCATCGATGGGGTGCGGGACCCGGCCATCCTGGCGCTGCCCCCGAGCATCCGACAACTGGTGCTGTTCGACCGCTCGACCAATGCGCAGGACCTGGGCTCGCTGCTGGTCACAGACGCCGCCGGCGATGTCATCATCGACTCGCGCTCGGTGCCGCCCCGGCGCATCCACCTCAGCGACCGCGACTACTTCAAGGTCCACCAGCAATCGGCGGATGCCGGCCTGTACCTGAGCAAGCCGTTCACGCCCCGCATCAACGGCGTCGAGATGTCGATCGGCCTCAGCCAGCGCCTGAACCGGCCGGACGGCGCCTTCAACGGCATCGTGATCGGCACGCTGCAGCTCAACTACTTCCGGCGGCTGTTCGACGGCGTGAGCCTGGGCGAGCACGCCGCCATCACGCTGGTCCGCACCGACGGCACGCTGCTGATGCGTCGCCCGTACAACGAGCGCCTGATCGGAATCAGCCTGTCCGGCAGCCCCGCCTTCGAGTTGCGTAAGGACTCACCGGCCGGCAACCTGATCACCATCGAGGCCATCGACGGCGCGGAGCGGCTGTTCAGCTACCGGCGCATCGGCGACTATCCGCTGATCGTGTCGGTGGGACTGGCGACCGAAGACATCTACGCGGAGTGGCGCGCGCGGGCGCGCTGGATCGGCGGCATCGTGCTGCTGCTGGATGCCGTGCTGATCGGCATGTCGATCCAGTTCGCCAAGCAGCTGCGCCGGCGCATGGAGGCCGAGCAGAAGCTGGCATGGCTGGCCAATACCGATGGCCTGACCGGCCTGGGCACGCGCCGCGCCCTGGACTCGGCACTGGAGGCGGAGTGGCAGCGCGCCAACCGGCAAGATCAGCCGCTCGCGGTGCTGATGATCGACGTCGACGAATTCAAGCACTACAACGACCGCTACGGCCATACCGCGGGCGACACCGTGCTGCGGACGGTCGCGCGCTGCGTCAACGACAGCATCCGGCGCCCCGGCGACTTTGCCGGCCGCTACGGCGGCGAAGAATTCTGCGTGCTGCTGCCCAACACCGACCTGCCCGGCGCCCAGCGGGTGGCCGAAGCCATCCGCAGCACGGTGCTCGCCGCCGGCGAGCCGAACGCCGGCAGCAGGCACGGCCGGCTCACGGTGAGCATCGGCGTCGCCGTCCACGGCGGCCGCAGCGAAGCCCGCGATACCCCGGCACGGCTGCTCCACCGCGCCGACCTCCAGCTCTATGAAGCCAAGTCCGGCGGACGCAACCTCGTGATGCCGCGCCAGGAACGGCCGCGGCTGGCGGTGGTGTAG